In one Corallincola holothuriorum genomic region, the following are encoded:
- a CDS encoding cation diffusion facilitator family transporter, which yields MAFRHGISREQLALKISLIATLIMVALGISFGLLSGSSAILLDGFFSLFSTAMTGLGLITSYLVTRDEDRRFQFGYAYIEPLVTTLNGIAILLMCGFAIFYGVEAIWSGGHHVALAFALPYALLSSLLCWCCYAFMRRESRRTGSSLLEIDSHEWLVDGLLSSVVLAGFVVAQGLTWFGFESWVRFVDPILMLLLSSVALILPLRVLFRSLKDLLAMAPDDDFAQQLPCKLAVVKRQHELRGYRHYLSRSGRRYDLEVNFLVAQDCELSMAEQDFIRRRLWQDLQQQQSDLWLTVSFTANRRWL from the coding sequence ATGGCTTTTCGCCATGGCATTAGTAGGGAGCAACTTGCCCTAAAAATATCTTTGATTGCGACTTTGATAATGGTTGCTCTTGGCATCAGCTTTGGCTTGCTCTCCGGCTCTTCCGCTATTTTGCTCGACGGTTTTTTCTCTCTCTTTAGCACTGCAATGACAGGCCTTGGCCTTATAACCAGTTACTTGGTAACGCGCGACGAAGATCGGCGCTTTCAGTTCGGTTATGCCTACATTGAACCCTTAGTGACAACTCTAAATGGCATCGCTATTTTGCTCATGTGTGGTTTTGCTATTTTTTATGGTGTCGAAGCCATTTGGTCTGGTGGGCATCATGTTGCGTTGGCGTTCGCGTTACCTTATGCCTTGCTAAGTAGCCTGTTGTGTTGGTGTTGTTACGCTTTTATGCGGCGTGAGAGCCGTCGCACTGGCTCCTCGTTGCTAGAGATCGATAGTCATGAGTGGCTAGTGGATGGTTTGTTAAGTAGCGTCGTACTCGCCGGCTTTGTTGTGGCGCAGGGGCTAACTTGGTTTGGCTTCGAAAGCTGGGTTAGGTTTGTTGACCCGATATTGATGCTGTTATTAAGCAGTGTCGCTTTAATTCTACCTCTCAGGGTGCTGTTTCGGAGCTTAAAAGATCTACTCGCGATGGCACCAGACGACGATTTTGCCCAACAGCTGCCATGTAAGTTGGCGGTTGTTAAAAGGCAGCATGAACTGCGAGGCTACCGTCATTACCTTTCTCGCTCCGGTCGGCGCTACGATCTGGAGGTGAACTTCTTAGTCGCTCAGGATTGTGAATTGTCGATGGCGGAACAAGATTTCATTCGGCGCCGCTTATGGCAAGATTTGCAACAGCAGCAATCCGATTTGTGGTTAACGGTGAGTTTCACCGCTAATCGGCGCTGGTTGTAA
- a CDS encoding alpha-amylase, translating into MKHPFHYAAMASALTLMLGACATGDVDTATTGPIVASSGSVSQAQCSRWNGEEVSVNVSKAFSDGELIRDFYSGQETTVRNGKVALTPAADSEGLLLLERVDSKESSFSWDNANVYFVITDRFENGDPSNDNSYGRKPDGANEIGTFHGGDLKGLTSKLDHIASLGTNAIWVTAPYEQVHGWTGGGIRGDFKHYAYHGYYAMDYTTMDANMGTEEDFRTFVDAAHERGIRVVMDIVMNHPGYATLQDMQEFKFGKMRATVKSTEEVLGVEEHWTDWEPPKGKNYHYFNRYINYESSEWGNWWGQAWVRAGIAGYDSPGESEQKMSLAYLPDFKTESSNESGLPNFYKNKPDTKAVEIPGYTVRQYLVKWLSDWVREYGVDGFRIDTAKHVEMDAWAELKDAGVAALAEWKANNPDKKLDDLPFWTTGEVWGHGVTKSGYFSHGKFDSIINFTYQTEDADKAMRCFSNAESTFQRYANKVNSDTQFNVLSYLSSHDTRLFFHKDAKSDLSTYKRIAAPFLLLPGAVQVYYGDETARPFGVTGSDKHQGTRSDMNWDQIVDERAELLAHWQKVGQFRKRHYAIGAGSHEQISDAPYAFARYAGDDAVVVVFAGQPE; encoded by the coding sequence ATGAAACACCCGTTCCATTACGCGGCCATGGCCTCCGCTCTTACCTTAATGCTTGGCGCTTGTGCGACAGGCGATGTCGATACAGCAACTACTGGTCCGATTGTGGCCAGTTCTGGCTCAGTCTCCCAAGCTCAGTGCTCACGTTGGAACGGAGAGGAGGTCAGTGTCAATGTTTCTAAAGCGTTCAGTGACGGCGAACTGATTCGAGATTTCTATTCTGGTCAGGAAACTACGGTACGCAATGGCAAGGTGGCATTGACGCCTGCCGCCGACAGCGAAGGTTTATTGCTATTGGAGCGGGTGGATAGTAAGGAGAGTAGCTTTAGCTGGGATAACGCCAATGTCTATTTTGTTATCACTGACCGATTTGAAAATGGCGATCCTTCAAATGATAACAGCTACGGGCGTAAGCCCGATGGTGCGAATGAGATCGGTACGTTTCATGGTGGTGATCTGAAGGGCCTCACGAGTAAGCTGGATCATATTGCTTCACTAGGTACTAATGCTATCTGGGTGACCGCACCTTATGAGCAGGTGCATGGTTGGACTGGTGGTGGTATTCGCGGTGATTTTAAGCATTACGCGTATCACGGCTACTACGCCATGGATTACACCACGATGGATGCCAACATGGGTACCGAAGAAGATTTTCGCACCTTTGTAGACGCGGCCCATGAGCGTGGTATCCGCGTGGTGATGGATATCGTTATGAACCACCCAGGCTACGCGACACTGCAAGATATGCAGGAGTTCAAGTTCGGTAAGATGCGTGCAACGGTTAAATCTACGGAAGAAGTGCTCGGCGTAGAAGAGCATTGGACTGATTGGGAGCCGCCAAAGGGTAAGAATTACCATTACTTCAACCGTTATATCAACTACGAAAGCAGTGAATGGGGTAACTGGTGGGGCCAAGCCTGGGTCCGTGCCGGGATCGCTGGTTACGATTCGCCAGGAGAGAGCGAACAGAAAATGTCGCTGGCTTACTTACCAGATTTTAAGACTGAGTCATCTAACGAGTCCGGGCTGCCTAATTTTTATAAGAATAAACCTGATACCAAAGCTGTTGAAATTCCAGGTTATACGGTACGCCAGTATTTAGTTAAATGGCTTTCTGACTGGGTGCGTGAATACGGTGTTGATGGCTTTCGGATCGATACCGCTAAGCATGTAGAGATGGATGCATGGGCGGAACTAAAGGATGCGGGTGTTGCTGCGCTGGCAGAATGGAAAGCCAACAACCCTGACAAGAAGTTGGATGATTTACCATTCTGGACGACGGGTGAAGTTTGGGGGCATGGTGTCACTAAATCAGGTTATTTCAGCCACGGTAAATTTGATTCCATTATTAACTTTACCTATCAAACTGAAGATGCGGATAAGGCGATGCGTTGTTTCAGCAATGCAGAATCGACGTTCCAGCGTTATGCCAATAAGGTGAATAGCGATACTCAGTTTAACGTCTTGAGCTACCTGTCATCTCACGATACCCGCCTGTTCTTTCACAAAGACGCAAAGAGTGATTTGAGTACCTATAAGCGAATTGCAGCACCGTTCTTGCTCTTGCCTGGTGCTGTTCAGGTGTACTACGGAGATGAAACTGCACGTCCGTTTGGAGTTACCGGCTCTGATAAGCATCAAGGGACTCGGTCTGATATGAATTGGGATCAGATTGTTGATGAACGTGCAGAGCTATTGGCTCATTGGCAGAAAGTTGGCCAGTTCCGCAAGCGGCACTATGCTATCGGTGCCGGTAGCCATGAGCAGATCAGTGACGCGCCTTATGCGTTTGCTCGCTATGCCGGTGATGATGCCGTGGTCGTGGTGTTTGCTGGCCAACCAGAGTAA
- a CDS encoding DUF2375 family protein, with protein sequence MNSKTVTVIYFLQDGLGRMCQQVFNNLQLDPMGRVKLPSGFNEGKLLVAVLDGQVDDITVNAEFYDGVSEVEYV encoded by the coding sequence GTGAACAGCAAAACAGTGACTGTTATCTACTTTCTGCAGGATGGCTTGGGGCGTATGTGTCAACAGGTCTTTAATAACCTGCAGCTTGATCCTATGGGGCGGGTTAAGTTGCCGTCCGGCTTTAACGAAGGAAAATTGTTAGTGGCGGTACTTGATGGTCAAGTTGATGACATCACCGTGAACGCCGAGTTTTATGACGGGGTGAGTGAAGTGGAGTATGTATAG
- a CDS encoding phosphate-starvation-inducible PsiE family protein, whose protein sequence is MKLNRDDKLINRLHVVIHWSVKVLAILMVFVIVMGVIDVGWTLYEKLTTPPTFILTISDMLATFGAFMAVLIAIEIFINITVYLRDDVIHVKIVMATALMAIARKVIILDPEKLSPEYTVAIGIVFLAAAIAYWVTNKIPRKEQLDDQ, encoded by the coding sequence ATGAAGTTAAATAGGGATGACAAACTAATCAATCGACTCCATGTTGTTATTCACTGGTCAGTCAAAGTGCTCGCCATATTGATGGTATTTGTTATCGTCATGGGGGTAATTGACGTAGGTTGGACGCTATACGAAAAACTGACCACGCCACCAACCTTTATCTTGACCATCTCGGATATGCTGGCGACTTTTGGTGCCTTTATGGCGGTACTGATCGCTATCGAGATCTTTATCAATATCACGGTGTACCTTCGTGATGACGTCATCCACGTAAAGATCGTCATGGCTACCGCATTGATGGCGATAGCCCGAAAGGTAATAATTTTAGATCCTGAGAAACTCAGCCCTGAATATACCGTGGCTATTGGTATTGTATTCTTAGCTGCAGCGATTGCTTATTGGGTAACAAACAAGATACCAAGAAAAGAGCAACTCGACGATCAATAG
- a CDS encoding Na+/H+ antiporter subunit G, with the protein MPFWIEVIASALLLLGAFFMLLGSIGLVRLPDFFTRLHAPTKATTLGIGATLLASLLMFTYQTGEFGIKELLITMFLFITAPVAAHLLAKAALHHRVTVLGDEKTQQRIVQARKQAPPVDEPLDTKVD; encoded by the coding sequence ATGCCATTTTGGATAGAGGTCATTGCCTCGGCTTTACTGCTACTGGGCGCATTCTTTATGTTGCTTGGCTCAATCGGCTTGGTCAGGCTACCGGACTTTTTTACCCGTCTGCATGCGCCAACAAAAGCGACAACATTAGGCATAGGTGCCACCTTGTTAGCCTCTTTATTGATGTTTACCTACCAGACGGGTGAATTCGGTATAAAAGAATTACTTATTACCATGTTCCTGTTTATCACTGCGCCAGTGGCAGCCCACTTACTCGCCAAAGCGGCACTACATCACCGAGTTACCGTTTTAGGTGATGAAAAGACTCAGCAACGAATAGTCCAAGCGAGAAAGCAAGCACCGCCGGTAGACGAACCTTTGGACACGAAAGTTGACTAA
- a CDS encoding K+/H+ antiporter subunit F, with the protein MLTISIMIACGMVLIALILNSWRLVVGPNTPDRIIAVDTMYINSIALILLLGMYRGSPLYFEGALLIALLGFISTSAFCKYLLRGDIVE; encoded by the coding sequence ATGTTAACCATCAGTATTATGATTGCCTGCGGAATGGTGTTAATAGCGCTAATTCTGAACTCCTGGCGGCTGGTTGTTGGGCCCAATACACCAGACCGGATCATCGCGGTGGACACTATGTATATCAATAGCATCGCGTTGATTTTACTACTAGGTATGTATCGTGGATCACCACTCTATTTTGAAGGTGCTCTGTTAATCGCGCTGCTGGGCTTTATCAGTACCTCAGCATTCTGCAAATACCTGCTGCGCGGCGACATCGTAGAATAA
- a CDS encoding Na+/H+ antiporter subunit E: MKIHRSFALLPTPFHSLLLWLVWLALNDFSAGHMVLGAFLAIGIPLLVSPLSADEPVAKKPLVALRYFFMVLWDIVVSNIEMMKRVLGPIKRLKPGFIVVPLDLSGELPLTIFTSTISLTPGTVSVEFSEDKKWLYVHALHIDDEQAMVAHIKQRYEQPLKEVFGC; encoded by the coding sequence ATGAAGATACACCGCAGTTTTGCCCTGCTGCCAACCCCATTTCATAGTTTGTTGTTATGGCTGGTATGGCTGGCGCTAAATGATTTTTCTGCTGGCCACATGGTGCTTGGCGCATTTTTAGCCATAGGTATTCCATTGTTGGTGTCGCCCTTGAGTGCCGATGAACCTGTGGCGAAGAAGCCGCTGGTCGCATTGCGCTATTTCTTTATGGTGCTGTGGGATATCGTCGTATCGAACATAGAGATGATGAAACGGGTGCTGGGACCGATTAAACGCCTGAAACCAGGTTTTATTGTGGTGCCATTAGATCTCAGTGGCGAACTGCCTCTAACCATTTTCACCAGCACTATTTCATTAACACCGGGGACTGTCAGCGTCGAATTTTCTGAAGATAAGAAGTGGCTCTACGTTCATGCTCTGCATATCGATGACGAACAAGCGATGGTGGCACATATTAAGCAACGCTATGAGCAGCCACTAAAGGAGGTATTTGGATGTTAA
- a CDS encoding monovalent cation/H+ antiporter subunit D, whose amino-acid sequence MKLVDHIAVLPVLLPFLAAILLILPPLQGRIQWQRSFAIAANLLLLIISVWLLVTINNQGIQVYALGNWQAPFGISLVADTMAALMLLLTSVLGLSAHLYACAGDDARGSFFHPLFMFQLMGINGAFLTGDAFNMFVFFEILLIASYALMIHGGGKQRTQANIHYVFLNLIGSTLFLFALGTLYGTLGTLNFADMADRVAYLPTEQLPLAKAGGLLLLAIFGLKAALLPLQFWLPRTYSAATPAVAALFAIMTKVGIYSIWRIHGVIFGEQAGELANMAQAWLWPLAFLTLAMGCIGVLASQSLRLLVANLVIISVGTLLMAVAINTEQTTAAALYYLIHSTLVAAALFLIAGIVQQLRGKAEDRFVTARKIAKPAFIGTCFFIAALTVIGMPPFSGFVGKALLLKSTIDQPQMAWFWGAILIAGLISLVTLARAGTTLFWRSQGNQVTSESTPALQIVGVVILLACFPLLVAFGGPVTELTQQAAAQLYQGITLTAGAM is encoded by the coding sequence ATGAAGTTAGTCGATCATATCGCCGTTCTCCCTGTACTGCTGCCATTCCTCGCAGCGATCTTACTGATCCTGCCTCCTTTGCAAGGGCGCATACAGTGGCAACGTAGCTTTGCTATCGCAGCTAACCTGCTGCTATTAATTATCTCTGTTTGGCTATTGGTAACGATCAATAATCAGGGAATTCAAGTGTATGCGCTGGGCAACTGGCAGGCACCATTTGGCATTTCACTGGTTGCCGATACGATGGCAGCTTTGATGCTATTGCTTACCAGTGTGCTGGGACTCTCTGCTCATCTGTATGCCTGTGCCGGTGACGATGCTCGCGGCAGCTTTTTCCATCCGCTGTTCATGTTTCAGTTAATGGGTATCAACGGTGCATTTCTAACTGGCGATGCTTTCAATATGTTCGTGTTCTTCGAGATCCTGTTGATCGCCTCCTATGCACTCATGATCCATGGCGGCGGCAAACAGCGTACCCAAGCGAATATTCACTATGTATTTTTAAACCTCATCGGTTCCACGCTATTTCTATTTGCCTTAGGCACGCTTTACGGCACCCTAGGAACGCTTAACTTTGCCGACATGGCGGATAGAGTGGCCTATTTGCCAACCGAACAGTTACCTCTGGCGAAAGCTGGAGGCCTGTTACTACTTGCGATATTTGGCCTTAAAGCCGCGCTATTACCATTACAGTTCTGGTTGCCCCGTACCTACAGCGCCGCAACACCGGCGGTTGCGGCACTGTTTGCGATCATGACCAAAGTGGGTATCTACAGTATTTGGCGTATTCATGGCGTGATTTTTGGTGAACAAGCCGGTGAGCTGGCCAATATGGCACAAGCCTGGCTATGGCCGTTGGCATTCTTAACGCTAGCCATGGGCTGTATTGGTGTCTTAGCCAGCCAAAGCCTGCGTTTACTGGTGGCTAATTTGGTCATTATCTCTGTCGGTACTTTGCTGATGGCTGTCGCGATCAACACCGAACAAACAACGGCGGCTGCGCTTTATTATCTAATCCACAGCACGCTCGTCGCCGCAGCGCTGTTTCTAATCGCTGGTATCGTGCAACAACTGCGCGGTAAAGCGGAAGATCGCTTTGTCACCGCCAGAAAGATCGCCAAACCAGCTTTTATTGGCACCTGCTTTTTTATTGCGGCATTGACGGTTATCGGCATGCCGCCATTTTCCGGCTTTGTCGGTAAAGCACTATTACTGAAATCTACCATCGACCAGCCGCAAATGGCTTGGTTTTGGGGAGCGATATTGATTGCCGGACTTATCTCCTTAGTCACCTTGGCTCGGGCAGGTACTACCCTGTTCTGGCGCTCCCAAGGCAACCAAGTCACCAGCGAATCAACACCTGCTTTGCAGATAGTTGGCGTGGTTATACTACTGGCTTGCTTCCCGTTACTGGTCGCCTTTGGTGGGCCTGTAACTGAGCTGACTCAACAAGCCGCGGCACAACTATACCAAGGCATCACATTAACAGCAGGAGCCATGTAA
- a CDS encoding Na+/H+ antiporter subunit C — MEALYAACVGLMTTCGIFMMLRGHTFTLVMGLLMCSYAVNLFLFGSGGLTLDAPAILGQAKQHADPLPQALVLTAIVIGFAMTAFAVILAMRGRADLGNDHVDGEEPMDPLAKPSVPTQETK, encoded by the coding sequence ATGGAAGCCTTATACGCAGCCTGCGTCGGTCTGATGACCACCTGCGGCATCTTTATGATGCTACGGGGTCACACATTTACCCTAGTGATGGGTCTACTGATGTGCTCATACGCAGTGAACCTGTTTCTGTTTGGCAGCGGGGGCTTAACTCTGGATGCACCTGCCATTTTGGGACAAGCAAAACAGCATGCAGATCCACTGCCTCAAGCCTTGGTCTTAACCGCCATCGTGATCGGCTTCGCGATGACAGCCTTTGCGGTCATTTTGGCGATGCGTGGTCGCGCTGATTTAGGCAACGACCATGTTGATGGCGAAGAGCCAATGGATCCATTAGCCAAACCTTCAGTCCCAACTCAGGAGACGAAATGA
- a CDS encoding monovalent cation/H+ antiporter subunit A yields the protein MSLFLIPLLPLIGILVPLFTERLGRNACATATAVLPACSLALVLMAAPNVFDGVVIQQQLGWIPALNLDLSFHLDGLGFLFSLLILGIGLLVILYARYYLSEKEAVGRFYSYLIMFMTAMLGVVLSSNLIQLWFFWELTSVSSFLLISFWGHNTDARKGARMALAITGAGGLALLAGLLLIGNLVGSYDLRAVLDSGDIIRNSSLYPVILLLVLGGAFTKSAQFPFHFWLPHAMAAPTPVSAYLHSATMVKAGVFLLARFYPVLADTELWFLIVTLTGLSTLLMGAYIALFKHDLKGLLAYSTISHLGLITLLFGLNTELAAIAAVFHIINHAVFKASLFMAAGIIDHECGTRDMRVINGLWKYMPITATLAMVAAASMAGIPLLNGFLSKEMFFAETLHQSTLGALSWLIPVLATVGGALAVAYSLRFIHDVFFNGEPKEIPKKPHEPPRYMRVPVEILVAICLLVGIFPQWTVGPLLDAASMAVLNAPLPKFDLALWHGINLPLMMSLVAVVAGSTLYYHRRNLFRFQAQFPEVDAKVVFHNVVNGIMLSARKLNAKLENGSLQRYAFLLLLFALLLAGAPLLSLDLSSYAETTPPDGVFITGTILLMLGSIMTVLWSHKRIVALLMLSLVGVIVSVAFAYLSAPDLALTQLSVEVVTIILLLLALFFLPQESLMDRTKPSHIVRDLSLATLIGSVVGTISYALLTQPLDSISTFFLENSKSGGGGTNVVNVILVDFRGFDTMGEIAVLGIAALGIYKLLAGMTLYMPSKDMANRPWAKEKHPMILSVVSQSLLPLSLLISAYIFLRGHNLPGGGFIAGLVTAVALIQQYLAHGVEWMSKRVKISYHSMIGVGLLIALLSGLGSWLFDRPFLTSWFDYFSLPVVGKFELASAMVFDLGVYLTVIGATLLILAHLGKLTTTERLEEKY from the coding sequence ATGAGTTTGTTCCTAATCCCCCTGTTGCCCTTAATAGGCATTTTGGTTCCTCTTTTCACTGAGCGTTTGGGCCGCAATGCCTGCGCTACTGCAACGGCAGTACTGCCAGCCTGTTCGCTAGCATTGGTGTTAATGGCAGCGCCTAACGTATTTGACGGTGTGGTGATCCAGCAACAACTGGGCTGGATCCCAGCTTTAAATTTAGATCTTTCATTCCATCTGGATGGTTTGGGTTTTCTATTCAGCTTGCTGATCTTGGGTATTGGCCTGTTGGTGATCCTGTACGCGCGTTATTACCTCTCGGAAAAAGAGGCTGTTGGACGTTTCTACAGTTATCTCATTATGTTTATGACAGCCATGCTTGGCGTCGTATTGTCCAGCAACCTGATCCAGCTTTGGTTCTTCTGGGAACTAACCAGTGTGAGCTCCTTCCTGCTTATCAGCTTCTGGGGTCACAATACCGATGCCCGTAAAGGTGCACGGATGGCATTGGCGATCACAGGTGCTGGTGGTTTAGCACTGCTAGCGGGATTATTACTAATAGGTAATCTCGTCGGTAGCTATGATCTGCGCGCAGTACTCGATAGTGGCGACATCATTCGTAACAGCTCGCTCTACCCAGTTATCTTGTTACTGGTTTTAGGCGGAGCATTCACCAAATCCGCCCAGTTTCCATTCCACTTCTGGTTACCCCATGCAATGGCGGCACCGACACCGGTCAGTGCCTATCTGCATTCAGCGACCATGGTGAAAGCTGGCGTGTTCTTACTAGCGCGCTTTTATCCGGTGTTAGCAGACACAGAACTGTGGTTTCTCATTGTCACATTAACGGGATTATCCACTCTGTTAATGGGCGCATATATCGCTCTGTTTAAACACGATTTAAAAGGTCTGCTGGCCTACTCCACCATTAGTCATTTGGGCCTAATTACCCTGTTATTTGGTCTCAATACTGAGCTGGCAGCCATTGCGGCCGTGTTCCACATCATTAACCACGCGGTCTTTAAAGCCTCGCTGTTTATGGCTGCTGGGATTATCGACCACGAATGTGGCACCCGAGATATGCGGGTAATTAATGGCTTGTGGAAGTACATGCCAATCACTGCCACGCTGGCAATGGTGGCAGCAGCATCAATGGCGGGTATTCCACTACTGAACGGCTTTTTGTCGAAAGAGATGTTCTTCGCCGAAACACTCCATCAAAGTACCCTGGGCGCTTTATCCTGGTTGATACCGGTATTGGCCACGGTGGGGGGCGCACTGGCGGTGGCCTACTCACTGCGTTTTATCCACGATGTGTTCTTTAATGGTGAGCCAAAAGAGATTCCGAAGAAGCCCCACGAGCCGCCACGATATATGCGGGTACCGGTGGAGATCCTGGTCGCTATCTGTTTGCTCGTAGGCATCTTTCCGCAATGGACCGTTGGTCCCTTGTTAGATGCCGCATCCATGGCTGTACTTAACGCGCCACTACCTAAATTTGACCTAGCGTTGTGGCATGGTATCAACCTGCCTTTGATGATGAGCCTGGTGGCCGTTGTTGCAGGTAGTACGCTCTATTATCATCGTAGAAATCTGTTCCGTTTTCAGGCTCAGTTTCCTGAAGTGGATGCCAAAGTCGTCTTCCACAATGTCGTCAACGGCATCATGTTGTCGGCAAGAAAGCTCAATGCAAAACTAGAGAATGGCTCGCTACAGCGTTACGCGTTTTTACTCTTACTGTTTGCCCTACTGCTGGCTGGCGCGCCGTTACTGTCTTTGGATCTGAGCTCATACGCGGAGACCACACCACCCGATGGTGTTTTTATCACCGGAACGATTCTGCTCATGCTTGGCTCTATCATGACTGTCTTATGGAGCCACAAACGCATTGTCGCTTTGCTGATGTTATCTCTGGTGGGGGTGATCGTGTCTGTCGCCTTTGCCTACCTGTCTGCGCCCGATTTAGCCTTAACCCAACTTTCGGTCGAGGTCGTGACAATTATCTTGTTACTACTGGCGCTGTTCTTCCTGCCGCAAGAATCATTGATGGATCGCACCAAACCGAGCCATATCGTCCGTGATCTCAGTTTGGCGACGTTGATAGGCAGTGTGGTGGGTACCATCAGCTATGCGCTGCTAACCCAACCACTAGACAGCATCTCTACCTTCTTCCTGGAGAATAGTAAGAGTGGCGGTGGCGGTACCAACGTAGTCAACGTGATTCTGGTCGACTTCCGCGGCTTTGACACCATGGGTGAAATTGCCGTTCTTGGGATCGCCGCACTGGGGATCTACAAATTGCTCGCAGGCATGACCTTATATATGCCATCAAAAGATATGGCTAACCGCCCTTGGGCAAAAGAAAAGCATCCGATGATCTTATCTGTGGTTTCTCAGAGTTTGCTCCCTCTGTCACTGCTGATCTCCGCTTATATTTTCCTTCGTGGACATAACTTACCGGGTGGCGGCTTTATCGCTGGTCTGGTGACGGCAGTTGCATTGATCCAGCAATACCTCGCACACGGCGTCGAATGGATGAGTAAGCGGGTTAAAATCAGTTACCACAGCATGATTGGTGTCGGCCTATTAATCGCATTGCTCAGTGGCTTAGGAAGTTGGCTGTTTGACCGCCCATTCCTGACCAGTTGGTTTGATTATTTCTCACTACCAGTGGTGGGTAAATTTGAGCTCGCCAGTGCCATGGTCTTTGACTTAGGGGTATATCTGACGGTGATTGGCGCGACACTGCTGATCCTCGCCCATCTGGGTAAATTGACCACCACCGAACGACTGGAGGAGAAGTATTAA
- a CDS encoding RES family NAD+ phosphorylase → MKLTMDFTFSSVEGELIRIVESQQQIATMQLVDDLAEQYLLEQLLEQSKPPLPAHAAHLHFLLATSFRYPPLKWGSRFGTVHEPSLFYGGLSATTAMAETAYYRLVFWHSMASAPPNPIKAQHTVFTASYASHAAVDLRQVTFTEGNIDTADPIDYTASQAVGALLREQEAEVIIYPSARDPQHGLNIALFTADAFACPTPLAQWPMLSFVDGERVQFHSTAKQFGMPEICAFTLPQFQINGVLPHPA, encoded by the coding sequence ATGAAGCTCACTATGGACTTCACCTTCTCATCGGTAGAAGGGGAATTGATACGGATCGTCGAAAGTCAGCAACAAATCGCCACCATGCAACTGGTGGATGATCTGGCCGAACAGTATCTGCTCGAGCAACTACTGGAACAATCTAAGCCACCTCTGCCGGCTCACGCCGCACACCTGCACTTTCTGCTTGCCACCTCATTTCGTTATCCACCATTAAAATGGGGTTCCCGTTTTGGTACGGTGCACGAGCCTAGCTTGTTCTATGGCGGCCTATCGGCCACCACAGCGATGGCAGAAACCGCTTATTACCGTCTGGTATTCTGGCACAGCATGGCCAGTGCGCCACCAAACCCGATTAAAGCACAACACACAGTATTTACTGCCAGCTATGCCTCCCATGCGGCGGTAGATCTGCGTCAGGTAACATTCACAGAGGGTAATATTGATACCGCTGATCCTATTGATTACACCGCTTCGCAGGCCGTCGGTGCCCTGCTTCGAGAACAAGAGGCCGAAGTGATCATCTATCCGTCGGCGAGGGATCCACAGCATGGTCTAAATATCGCCCTGTTTACTGCCGATGCTTTCGCCTGTCCGACACCACTGGCGCAATGGCCTATGCTTTCTTTTGTGGATGGTGAGCGAGTACAGTTTCATAGCACAGCCAAGCAGTTTGGCATGCCAGAGATCTGCGCATTTACCCTGCCACAATTTCAAATTAATGGCGTGCTTCCTCATCCAGCATAA
- a CDS encoding MbcA/ParS/Xre antitoxin family protein, whose amino-acid sequence MSAIPHASPEHVLAKAVKNAAKQLGLSQSELSEVIGKDRSAISRNGIHIESKPGQLAALLIRCYRSLYALMGGDTANMRHFMQTENKLTHGIPAQQIRDVQGLVRVTEFLDAMRGRG is encoded by the coding sequence ATGTCCGCTATCCCCCATGCATCACCTGAACATGTGCTTGCCAAGGCAGTGAAAAATGCCGCTAAGCAGTTAGGTTTATCTCAGTCTGAATTATCAGAAGTGATAGGTAAAGATCGCAGTGCTATCAGCCGCAATGGCATCCATATCGAAAGCAAGCCAGGGCAATTGGCTGCCCTGCTTATCCGCTGCTATCGCAGCTTGTATGCACTGATGGGAGGCGACACTGCGAATATGCGCCACTTTATGCAAACCGAGAACAAACTTACCCACGGTATTCCTGCCCAGCAGATCCGCGATGTCCAGGGGCTGGTCAGGGTCACTGAATTCCTTGATGCAATGCGAGGGCGTGGATGA